The DNA region TGAGTCGTCTATTTTGAAATCGTTTACCGGCAAAGTCCGAAATCAACTAATCGAGTCGTTCAGCCGTACTCCATACCGTTTAGCATGCACAGCTACCCCCGCGCCGAATGACTTCATGGAACTTGGTAACCATTCTGAGTTCTTAGGGGTTATGTCACGGACGGAGATGTTGTCTATGTACTTCGTTCACGACAGCGGGGAAACGTCTAAGTGGCGGCTCAAAGGACATGCTGAAACCAGTTTCTGGCGATGGATGGCCAGCTGGGCTGTCGTTCTGGATAACCCGGCAAGCTTAGGCTACAAAGACGAGGGTTACACGCTTCCTGAAATCCGCATGCACGAAGTCGTTGTTGACGGCGATGCCCCGGTAACCGAAAAACTAACTCTGACGCAAAGGCGATCCGCGCGGAAAGAATCACTGCAAGACCGCTGCCAAGTGGCAGCGGAACTGGTCAATAACAGCACGGAGCAGTGGCTCGTATGGTGTGATCTCAACGCGGAATCGGAAGAACTTCACCGGGTGTGCAATTTGTCACAGGAAGTAAAAGGCGCAGATAAAGCTACGCATAAAATAAACGCTATGACAGGTTTTTCTGTGGGGCTGCTGAAATGTCTAATCACAAAACCGAGCATCGCAGGTTTCGGGATGAACTGGCAAAACTGCCGCAATGTCATTTTTGTAGGGCTATCCGACAGCTATGAACAATTTTATCAAGCGGTAAGACGATGCTGGCGATTCGGGCAAAAGAAAGCGGTGGATGTGTACATCATCATCTCCGCGAAAGAAGGCTGTGTGAAAGAGAACATCGAACGCAAAGAAGCAGACAGCCGTAAAATGCGAGACGCCATGATTACACTGACAAAGCAGGCCGTCAAGGAAGAACTAAAAGCAACTTGTCGCGTTATGGCAAAATACGAGCCCAGCGTCGATATGATTTTACCAAAATGGACAGAGATGGAGGTGGCGTAACCCTTGAAAGTAATTGATCAATATGTATCAAACAGAGTATCCCTGTACAACGGTGACTCTATAGAAATACTTAAGGGCTTGCCGGATCACTGCATACATTATGCAATATTTTCTCCGCCGTTCAGCAGCTTATATACGTATAGCAACAGCGACCGTGACCTGGGCAACAGCACGGGAGATGATCAGTTCTACCAGCATTTTCTTTTTCTAGTAAAAGAACTGGCACGGGTCATCATGCCTGGGCGGCTGGTGTCCGTGCACTGCATGGATATTCCGAAAATGAAAAGCCGAGATGGCGTTATCGGGCTTAAGGATTTTCCCGGAGAGCTAATTCGGGAATTTGAAAATGCGGGCTTTATCTACCATAGCCGCGTCGTCGTCTGGAAAGACCCATTAGTAGAGGCTACCCGGACAAAAGCACTGGGGCTTATGCATAAACAGCTGTGTAAAGACTCCGCGATGTGCCGAATGGGGCTGCCGGATTATGTATTGACTTTCCGGTTACCGGGGGACAATCCGGAACCAGTCAGCCACGAAGCCGGGCTTAGCCGCTTTTACGGTGAAGATGAACCGAAAGGTATAAAAGGTGCAAGACCAGAACCGGACGCAGATCTAGTAGCTAAGAAAGAAAAGTATAATACCGAACCCGTTTATAGCCATCAAGTATGGCGGCGGTATGCGTCTCCGGTGTGGATGGATATCCGGCAGAGCAACACGCTAAACCGAACCGCCGCCAGAGATGAAAAAGATGAACGACATATCTGTCCGCTACAGCTGGATTTAATAGCCCGCTGTCTGGAACTCTGGACAAATCCGAACGACATTGTTTTAGATCCGTTTGCCAGTATCGGCAGTGTTCCCATCGTAGCTTTACAGATGGGGCGCCGGACTATGGGCTTTGAATTAAAAGAATCTTATTTTAAGCAGGCAGTGCTTAACTGCCAGAAAGAGGAAAATCATGATGACCGTAACATTTGAAGGATCCGCCGCCGAAGTACTTAGCGAAATGCAGGTGTTTTTGAAAAACTCGGTAACACCAAAAGGGAGCACCGTAGAAGTTACACCGGAAAAAGTAACTCTTGCATGTACTGCGGCACCGCAGATCAGCAAGGTTAAAATACCTGATTCGGCGCCTAAGGCGGCTAAATCTCCCGCTGTCCCGGTACAACTCCCAACTGTCCCGGTAGCCCAGGCTAAAGAATACACGCAGGCCGAAATTCTTGCAGCCTGCGGACCGCTGATGGACGCCGGGAAAGTACCGGAACTGACACAAATTATACAAGAGTTCGGAGTAGCTTCCATGATGGAAATTCCACAGGAAAAGTACGGCGAATTGGCAGTTAAGCTCCGCGCGATGGGGGCTAAGTTATGACACAGCACGCCTTATTAAGCGCCTCAGGAGCGCATAAGTGGCTCGTGTGCACAGCATCAGCAAGGCTGGAGGCAGAGTTCCCCGACACAACTAGCGAATTTGCCCGCGAAGGAACACTGGCGCACTCGATCGCCGAACTGAAATTACGGCGGTATGCTATCGAGCCGATGAGCCCCGCCACTTTTACCCGGCGGATGAATAAACTGAAAAAAGATCCTCTGTATCAAAAAGAAATGGATGGCTATACGGAGGAATATCTGGACTGCATTAAGCAGATCATGCTGGCTTATGGCACAAAGCCCTACATAGCAGCTGAGAAAAAAGTTGATTTCAGCCAGTTCGTTCCGAAAGGCTTCGGCACTGCCGACTGCCTAATCATGACACCAGACGCCTTGCATGTTGTAGATTTCAAATACGGTAAAGGTGTACCGGTAGACGCCAAAGACAACCCGCAGCTGAAGCTATACGCTCTGGGGGCGCTGTCCGAATACGGGCTGCTGTATCAGTTTAAAACAATTCACATTCACATCGTGCAGCCGCGGCTGAAAATCTTAGGAACAGATACATTCTTACGCGCTGCGCTCACGGAATGGGGTAATTCCGTAGTTAAACCAAAAGCAAAAGAGGCATTTGAGGGGCCAGGGGAATTTCATCCGGGCGAACACTGCCGTTTCTGCCGGGCAAGGGCTCAATGTAAAGCAAGATCCGAGTATTACGCCGCTTTAGCAGAAACGGCCAAAGAAAACGCCAATCCCGCGTTAATTACAATGGCTGACTTAGGGGAATACCTCAAGAAAGCTGGGGCGCTCAAAAAATGGGCAGAAGATCTACAGGCTTATGCGTTATCCAGCTGCCTTTCTGGTAAAACAGTACCGGGATGGAAAGCCGTAGAAGGCCGCGGCAGCCGCGTATTCACGAGTACCGATGAGGCGTTTAAAGTCCTCACGGACAATGGGATTGATGAGTCCCTGCTGTACAGTCGTGTACCGGCTACTTTGGCACAGACAGAAAAAATCGTAGGCAAAAAAGTATTCGAAACTCTACTCAGTAAGTATGTAATTAAAAACCCCGGAAAGCCGACACTGGCACCGGAATCAGACAAACGAGAAGCAATCAGTAATGTGGTATCTGCAAAAGATATATTTAAACCTGTAGGAGGTAACTAATCATGGAAAACACAAACATCGTATTAAGAAATGTCAGACTCAGCTATGTACACATTTTAAAAGCCTATGCACGGATACCCGGCGCCGAGGCGAAGTACCAAACGACAATTCTCGTACCGAAAACGGACATTGCGGCAAAGGCGGAAATTGACCGTGCTATCGAAGCCGCTAAAGCAAACGGAATTACCGGTAAATGGAACGGCGTAGCCCCGGCTATCGTCGCCACCCCAGTACATGACGGAGATGGACTTACCCAAAATGGCGCCGAATACGGCCCTGAATGTAAAGGCCATTGGGTATTCACTGCGTCAAGTGCCGCCGATAAGCCCGTAGAGGTAGTAGACGCCAATTTAAATCCGATTATTTCACCGATACAGATCTACAGTGGTATCTACGCTAATATCTCCGTTAATTTCTTCCCATATAACTTTCAAGGTAAAAAAGGCATTGGCTGCGGGCTCGGCCCCGTGCAGAAAGTTGCCGACGGCGAACCTTTAGGCGGACAGGCGCCGTCTGCTAAATCTGTATTTGCTGCGCAGCCTGCCGCCGTACAGAAAGTGAATCCATTAACCGGGCAGCCGATGTAAATAGTGGAGGCCCTTAACCGGGCCTCTTTCATTATTATCTGAAAGGCTCATTATGAAACACCTTAGTATAGACATTGAAACTTTTTCAGACGTAGATATTAAAAAATCCGGTCTGTTTAAATACTGCGAGTCCCCCGTCTTTGAATTATTGCTTTTTGCATATGCCTACGACTTCGGAGATGTCCATGTCGTGGATCTGGCACAAGGAGAGAAAATCCCAGATTCTGTTATATCCGATCTGAATAATCCCGAGGTTATCAAACACGCATATAACGCGTCATTTGAAATCACAGGGCTCAACCGCTACGGATATGCTACTTCCCCGGAGCAGTGGCGCTGTACAATGCTTCACGGTTTATATCTTGGCTACCCGGCGGGGCTGGCTTTCTTAGGTGCTGCGTTAGGTATTCCCGAGGACAAACGGAAATTATCCACCGGCAAAGCACTCATCCGTTATTTCTGCGTACCTTGTAAACCGACAAAACGAAATGGGGGGCGAACCCGCAACTTACCGAAACACGATATAGATAAGTGGCATTTATTCAAAGAATACAACGCGCAGGATGTAGTTACCGAAATGGAAGATTACCGGCGGCTATCTGCCTACCCCGTACCGGGCTGGGTACAGGATGACTGGGTCATCGATTACGAACTAAATCGACGAGGCATTCAGCTTGACATGGATCTAGTTCGAGGAGCTCTGGCCATCGACGATCAACATAAGACAGAACTCGTGGAAAAAGCCATACAAATAACCGGACTTACCAATCCGAACAGTCGCAATCAGCTACTCACGTGGATTAACGATAACTCCGACCTGAAATTGGAAAAACTTACAAAAGAAACCGTGGCCGAGAGCCTGCAGATTGCAGAGGATCAAGTGGCCGAAGTACTGCATATCCGACGGGCTTTAGCAAAAAGCAGTATTTCTAAATATGAATCTATGAAGAATGCTGTGTGCGCTGACGGACGTATCCGCGGCGTGCTGCAGTTCTACGGGGCTAACCGAACAGGGCGTTGGGCAGGGCGGCTGGTACAAGTGCAGAATTTACCGCATGACGTGCCCGTGGCTATGGATACAGCCATCAGATTAGTTAAAAACGGAAATGCCCGCGGTGTCAAGCTTATGTACGGCCATATATCAACTTCTTTATCTCATTTGATCCGTGCGGCTTTCGTCGCTCCGGAGGGGAGCCTGCTCTGTGTATCGGACTTCTCAGCCATCGAGGCGCGCGTACTGTCATGGCTCGCTGATGAGAAATGGCGGCAGGATGTTTTCGCAAAAGGCGGAGATATCTATTGCGCTTCTGCGTCCAGCATGTTCGGCGTACCCGTCGAAAAACACGGAATCAACGGACACCTGCGACAGAAAGGAAAAGTGGCAGAACTAGCGCTGGGTTATCAAGGGGGGCCTCCGGCGCTTATTACAATGGGCGCTCTGAAGCAGGGACTTACGGAAGACGAACTGCCGGATATTGTCCATCGATGGCGCGGGGCTAATCCGCGCATCTGCGGCTTCTGGTATGACGTAGACGGTGCGGCACTTTCTGTCATGTCCGACGCTCGCCCGGTAGGTCTTCCGCACGGGATACTTATTTCGCGAGAATGTAATCTCTTATACGGGTATGACTACTTGACGATACGGCTGCCAAGCGGGCGAAAACTATATTACCCGCAGCCTTATATTAACGAAAATCAATTTGGTAAGCCTGCATTACATTACCGAGTACAGGCAGGAATCAAGTGGAGCCACACATCAACCTATGGCGGTAAGCTAGTAGAGAACATTACGCAAGCAATCGCGCGGGACTGTTTAGCGCTGGCAATCAACCGACTCGTAAAAGCCGGATACAAACCGCTTATGCATATTCATGATGAAGTGGTACTCGAAGTACCGAAAGATAAGATTCATGAAGATGAAATAGATAGGATTAACCAAATTATGTGTGCACCGATACCGTGGGCGCCGGGGCTGCTGCTTAACGCTGACGGCTTCATAAGCCCGTACTACACAAAAGACTGAAAGGGGGGGGGAGTACTTGAATTACGACAGAAAACTGACTATCAGCATCGGAAACAGCCGCATGTCTAAACAATGGACAGCGGCAGAGTGCATGTGGTCGGAATTTATCGAAAAGCTACGCACGCCGCAGCGAACAGCCGAGCTATACGAAGAATATCTCCGGATGGGCAAAGCACAGCAAGGGGCGCTGAAAGATATAGGTGGTTTTGTAGGGGGCGCATTAAAAGGACCGCAGCGTAAAGCATCGGCAATTACCGGTCGTGATCTGGTTACATTAGATCTGGACAACATCGCAACCGGAGAAACGGATAACGTTATCCGCCGGGTAAACAGCTTAGGAATCGGATATGCCATTTATTCTACACGGTCTCATGCGCCTTACCGTCCACGACTCCGGGTAATTATACCGCTGGATAGGACAGTAACCGCTGATGAGTATGAACCTATCGCACGGAAACTGGCCAGCTTGATCGGAATAGAACTTTGCGATCCGACGACCTTTGAAGCATCACGGCTTATGTACTGGCCCGGATGCAGCAAGGACAGCGAATACGTATTTGATTATGCTGACGCGCCATTTGTCAGTTCTGATGGAATTTTAGGGCAGTACGAGGACTGGCATGACGTAAGAACATGGCCGCAGGTACCAGGGAAAGAACTGAAAGCAAAGATACTGCTATCTAAGCAGGCAGACCCGACAAAGAAACAGGGAATCGTCGGCTCATTTTGCCGTACGTACGATATCCGAGGCGCCATACAAGCCTATATTCCGAACGCATACACAGAAACAGACCATACCGACAGATTGACATATACCGGTGGTACAACCGTAGCCGGGGCAGTGTTGTACGACGATGATAAATTCTTGTACAGCCACCACGCAACGGATCCATGCAGCGGGCAGCTGGTTAATGCCTTTGACCTTATCCGCATCCATAAGTTCAGCGGCAATGACGATAACGTCAAAGAAAACACGCCAATTAGTCAAATCCCGTCGTATCGGGCGATGAAGAAGCTGGCTATGCAAGACAGCGCTGTCATGACTGACCTGAACATGACTGCTGCAGTTCATGCGTCAGATGTGTTTTCCTCAAACACCGGCAAAAGTGATCAAAAACCAGCTGAGGGCGTCAACTGGATGCAAGAGGCGAAACTGGCGTATGACGACAACACCGGACGGCCGAAAAAGACGATGGATAATATTATCCGAATTTTAAACCACGACCCGGAACTGGCAGGGAAAATCGCCATCGATGAGTTCTCTACCCGGGGGCTGGCGCTGGACAGCTTGCCGTGGAATACCTGCGACCTGAAACGACAGTGGACAGACACGGACGACGCGGGGATCGCATGGTATCTGGAGGATAGATATGGTATTACGGGACGCGACAAAATCAGCGGAGCCCTTATGCTCGTATCAGAGCAGCAACGGTTTAACGATGTCAAGGATTATCTTCTTAGCGTGTCCTGGGATGGTGCTTATCGACTTGATACGGCCTTCCATGACTACTTAGGCAGTAAAGATACTCCGTACACCCGCGGGGCGGCCAGAAAGTCCTTTACGGCAGCTGTAGCCCGTGTCATGACGCCCGGGTGTAAGTATGACTACGTTCCGGTATTTATCGGGCCACAAGGGATAGGGAAAACCACGTTTTTGAGGACAATCGGAAAAGGCTGGCACAGCGACAGTCTGCAGAGTTTTCACGGGAAAGAAGCAGCGGAACTTATACAAGGTATATGGATCAACGAAATCGGAGAAATGACAGGATACAGCAAATCTGGGGACAACGAAATCAAGCAATTTCTTTCCCGCTGTGATGACGTATACCGGCAGCCCTACGGCCGGCACACGGGAAGATACCCCCGAAAAGGTGTATTTTTCGGTACATGTAACGACCATGATTTTCTGAAAGATCCTACTGGGAGCCGTCGATTCTGGCCGATTGACGTAGGCGTCGAACCAGTAACGAAAAGCATATGGCAGGATCTACCAGATGAAGTAGACCAGCTGTGGGCAGAAGCCGTGATGCGGTGGAAACAGCATGAACCGATATACTTTGAAGATCCCGCCATAGAAGCAATGGCTAAACAGGAACAAGACAGACACCGCGAAGACAGCGCAAAAGACGGACTGATTCAGGACTTTCTGGATCGGTTAATTCCAATAGAATATGATTCCATGTCACTGACAGCCCGGAGGATGTACTGGTCCGGCAACGCCACGGGGATAACTGGCACAAAGCTGCGAGATAAGACTTGCGCGCTGGAGATCTGGTGCGAGTGCCTCGGCGGCGAGCCCCGCAGCATGAAACGGGCGGACGCCCGGGAAATCAATCAAGTGTTATGCCAACTTCCGGAATGGAAGAGAAATGTATCCCGGAGGCGTTATAGCTATTGTGGAACACAGCGAGGCTTTGAAAGGATATTTATTCAGAATAGTAAATAAATATCCTTAATAATCCGTTAATGTGTCGTGAACATTCAATGTGCACAATCAAGGCCGTATTGAGAATAAAACACAGCCTATTTGAGAACTAAAGAGGATTTTAAGAAAAGCCAAAGAGAGTTTTAATCATTAGGGAATACCTAAAACGTGAACATTAAAAAAGTTTGTTCACGCCTAAAGTTCACGGCAGTTAAACGACTATATCTATCTAAACTAACTAACGTGAACAACGTGAACATAGTTATGAAGAGTTTAGAAAAACAAGGAGTATTGAACAAGGTGTACGGTAATTGTGCCTTACGCGCCAGAAATAAAAATAAAATGTTGACCCCTGCGCGCGTGCGAATAAAAATTTTATATACATATATAGGCGAACACAAAAAGTATTTTCATGCAAGGAGGGTAAATCATGCAAGTAGTTAAACATTCGGAAAGAGATGCTGAAAAGTTATTAGTTAGCAAGATTAAAAAACTGGGTGGCAGGGCCTATAAATTTACGTCACCCGGCAGCGCCGGGGTACCCGACAGGATTATTATTCTCCCGGGAGGGTACGTAGAATTTGTAGAAATGAAATCTGAAACGGGGATGCTTAGTGTTCTTCAGAAGATATGCATATCGCATTTAAGATCGTTGGGGTGCCATGTTGAAGTGTTATACGGGGCGAAAGACGTAGACACTTATGTAACTCGCGTGAAGAAAATGATAAAAAACGGAGGCGCAGTATGAATTTTGTGCCGCATCAGTACCAGCAGTACTGCATGAATCGAATTGTGCAAGATCCAGCTGTCGGGCTATTTCTTGATATGGGTCTTGGAAAAACGATTATCACGTTGTCCGCGATTAACGAATTAAAGTACGGGCGGTTTCAGGTAAAGAAGGTATTGATTATAGCCCCGAAAAAGGTAGCCGAGGCAACGTGGCAGCGCGAGGCGGCAAAATGGGATAACGTAAGCCATTTAAGGATTTCCACTGTACTCGGCAGCACATCTAAACGTATTCGGGCATTACATACGCCGGCGGATGTTTATATTATTAATCGGGAAAATGTGGTGTGGCTGGTGGATTACTATAAAAACGACTGGCCTTTTGACATGGTGGTAGCCGATGAAATGAGTAGCTTCAAAAACCATCGTGCAAAGCGATTTAAGGCCTTAGCGGCTATCAGGAGTCATATTACTCGTTTGGTGGGCTTGACAGGCACTCCTAGCCCGAATGGGTTATCAGATTTATGGAGTCAGGTGTATCTTTTGGATCAAGGTGAACGATTGGGTAAATATTTTACACATTTCCGGGAACGATACTTTGAGCCCGGGCGGCGGTGCCGCGAAGTGGTGTACTCATACGATCCGAAAGAAGGAGCCGAAAAAGCAATTATGGATGCCATTTCCGATATCTGTGTGTCGATGAAGTCAGAAGATTATCTAGAGTTGCCGGAAATTGTTTATCACGATGTTCCGGTAGCCCTTAGCGCCAAAGCACAAAGAGATTATAACGAGCTGGAGAAAAAAATGGTTTTAGATTTAGGCGATGACCACGTACTTGATGTTACCAGTGCGGCAGCACTGTCCAATAAACTGCAGCAGCTGGCTAATGGAGCTGTGTACACAGACGATGGCGGATGGCAAGAGATTCATAATGATAAGATAGAGGCCTTTATGGAGTTGATAGAACAGCTTAACGGGAAGCATGCGATCGTGTTTTATAACTTCCGGCATGACTTAGATCGTCTAAGAGCCGCATTGCAGAAAACCAATTTACATATACGTCAATTACAGACGTCAGCGGACGAGCTGGATTGGAACGCGGGCAAGGTGGATATTTTACTGGCCCATCCCGCTAGTACGGCTTATGGTTTAAATCTTCAGGACGGCGGAAA from Dialister invisus DSM 15470 includes:
- a CDS encoding DEAD/DEAH box helicase — translated: MNSSHWSRVKEEKLLSQGYYKESEKTMDYKTFIDSKSQITESHGFEISAEDLHPNLFDFQRDIVRWALAKGRAAIFADCGLGKTLMQLSWAYEVTRHTGKPVLILAPLAVSAQTVAEGQRFGIPVHLCEKAEDVTPGINITNYEKLDRFDTSVFSGVVLDESSILKSFTGKVRNQLIESFSRTPYRLACTATPAPNDFMELGNHSEFLGVMSRTEMLSMYFVHDSGETSKWRLKGHAETSFWRWMASWAVVLDNPASLGYKDEGYTLPEIRMHEVVVDGDAPVTEKLTLTQRRSARKESLQDRCQVAAELVNNSTEQWLVWCDLNAESEELHRVCNLSQEVKGADKATHKINAMTGFSVGLLKCLITKPSIAGFGMNWQNCRNVIFVGLSDSYEQFYQAVRRCWRFGQKKAVDVYIIISAKEGCVKENIERKEADSRKMRDAMITLTKQAVKEELKATCRVMAKYEPSVDMILPKWTEMEVA
- a CDS encoding DUF2800 domain-containing protein encodes the protein MTQHALLSASGAHKWLVCTASARLEAEFPDTTSEFAREGTLAHSIAELKLRRYAIEPMSPATFTRRMNKLKKDPLYQKEMDGYTEEYLDCIKQIMLAYGTKPYIAAEKKVDFSQFVPKGFGTADCLIMTPDALHVVDFKYGKGVPVDAKDNPQLKLYALGALSEYGLLYQFKTIHIHIVQPRLKILGTDTFLRAALTEWGNSVVKPKAKEAFEGPGEFHPGEHCRFCRARAQCKARSEYYAALAETAKENANPALITMADLGEYLKKAGALKKWAEDLQAYALSSCLSGKTVPGWKAVEGRGSRVFTSTDEAFKVLTDNGIDESLLYSRVPATLAQTEKIVGKKVFETLLSKYVIKNPGKPTLAPESDKREAISNVVSAKDIFKPVGGN
- a CDS encoding virulence-associated E family protein, with protein sequence MNYDRKLTISIGNSRMSKQWTAAECMWSEFIEKLRTPQRTAELYEEYLRMGKAQQGALKDIGGFVGGALKGPQRKASAITGRDLVTLDLDNIATGETDNVIRRVNSLGIGYAIYSTRSHAPYRPRLRVIIPLDRTVTADEYEPIARKLASLIGIELCDPTTFEASRLMYWPGCSKDSEYVFDYADAPFVSSDGILGQYEDWHDVRTWPQVPGKELKAKILLSKQADPTKKQGIVGSFCRTYDIRGAIQAYIPNAYTETDHTDRLTYTGGTTVAGAVLYDDDKFLYSHHATDPCSGQLVNAFDLIRIHKFSGNDDNVKENTPISQIPSYRAMKKLAMQDSAVMTDLNMTAAVHASDVFSSNTGKSDQKPAEGVNWMQEAKLAYDDNTGRPKKTMDNIIRILNHDPELAGKIAIDEFSTRGLALDSLPWNTCDLKRQWTDTDDAGIAWYLEDRYGITGRDKISGALMLVSEQQRFNDVKDYLLSVSWDGAYRLDTAFHDYLGSKDTPYTRGAARKSFTAAVARVMTPGCKYDYVPVFIGPQGIGKTTFLRTIGKGWHSDSLQSFHGKEAAELIQGIWINEIGEMTGYSKSGDNEIKQFLSRCDDVYRQPYGRHTGRYPRKGVFFGTCNDHDFLKDPTGSRRFWPIDVGVEPVTKSIWQDLPDEVDQLWAEAVMRWKQHEPIYFEDPAIEAMAKQEQDRHREDSAKDGLIQDFLDRLIPIEYDSMSLTARRMYWSGNATGITGTKLRDKTCALEIWCECLGGEPRSMKRADAREINQVLCQLPEWKRNVSRRRYSYCGTQRGFERIFIQNSK
- a CDS encoding VRR-NUC domain-containing protein, producing the protein MQVVKHSERDAEKLLVSKIKKLGGRAYKFTSPGSAGVPDRIIILPGGYVEFVEMKSETGMLSVLQKICISHLRSLGCHVEVLYGAKDVDTYVTRVKKMIKNGGAV
- a CDS encoding SNF2-related protein, which produces MNFVPHQYQQYCMNRIVQDPAVGLFLDMGLGKTIITLSAINELKYGRFQVKKVLIIAPKKVAEATWQREAAKWDNVSHLRISTVLGSTSKRIRALHTPADVYIINRENVVWLVDYYKNDWPFDMVVADEMSSFKNHRAKRFKALAAIRSHITRLVGLTGTPSPNGLSDLWSQVYLLDQGERLGKYFTHFRERYFEPGRRCREVVYSYDPKEGAEKAIMDAISDICVSMKSEDYLELPEIVYHDVPVALSAKAQRDYNELEKKMVLDLGDDHVLDVTSAAALSNKLQQLANGAVYTDDGGWQEIHNDKIEAFMELIEQLNGKHAIVFYNFRHDLDRLRAALQKTNLHIRQLQTSADELDWNAGKVDILLAHPASTAYGLNLQDGGNHVVWFGLNWSLELYQQANKRLHRQGQKNRVIVHQLICEGTRDEDLARALLMKDAAQQYVMDSLKARVDKYRRQQ
- a CDS encoding DNA polymerase, whose product is MKHLSIDIETFSDVDIKKSGLFKYCESPVFELLLFAYAYDFGDVHVVDLAQGEKIPDSVISDLNNPEVIKHAYNASFEITGLNRYGYATSPEQWRCTMLHGLYLGYPAGLAFLGAALGIPEDKRKLSTGKALIRYFCVPCKPTKRNGGRTRNLPKHDIDKWHLFKEYNAQDVVTEMEDYRRLSAYPVPGWVQDDWVIDYELNRRGIQLDMDLVRGALAIDDQHKTELVEKAIQITGLTNPNSRNQLLTWINDNSDLKLEKLTKETVAESLQIAEDQVAEVLHIRRALAKSSISKYESMKNAVCADGRIRGVLQFYGANRTGRWAGRLVQVQNLPHDVPVAMDTAIRLVKNGNARGVKLMYGHISTSLSHLIRAAFVAPEGSLLCVSDFSAIEARVLSWLADEKWRQDVFAKGGDIYCASASSMFGVPVEKHGINGHLRQKGKVAELALGYQGGPPALITMGALKQGLTEDELPDIVHRWRGANPRICGFWYDVDGAALSVMSDARPVGLPHGILISRECNLLYGYDYLTIRLPSGRKLYYPQPYINENQFGKPALHYRVQAGIKWSHTSTYGGKLVENITQAIARDCLALAINRLVKAGYKPLMHIHDEVVLEVPKDKIHEDEIDRINQIMCAPIPWAPGLLLNADGFISPYYTKD
- a CDS encoding DNA-methyltransferase, with amino-acid sequence MKVIDQYVSNRVSLYNGDSIEILKGLPDHCIHYAIFSPPFSSLYTYSNSDRDLGNSTGDDQFYQHFLFLVKELARVIMPGRLVSVHCMDIPKMKSRDGVIGLKDFPGELIREFENAGFIYHSRVVVWKDPLVEATRTKALGLMHKQLCKDSAMCRMGLPDYVLTFRLPGDNPEPVSHEAGLSRFYGEDEPKGIKGARPEPDADLVAKKEKYNTEPVYSHQVWRRYASPVWMDIRQSNTLNRTAARDEKDERHICPLQLDLIARCLELWTNPNDIVLDPFASIGSVPIVALQMGRRTMGFELKESYFKQAVLNCQKEENHDDRNI
- a CDS encoding DUF2815 family protein, with product MENTNIVLRNVRLSYVHILKAYARIPGAEAKYQTTILVPKTDIAAKAEIDRAIEAAKANGITGKWNGVAPAIVATPVHDGDGLTQNGAEYGPECKGHWVFTASSAADKPVEVVDANLNPIISPIQIYSGIYANISVNFFPYNFQGKKGIGCGLGPVQKVADGEPLGGQAPSAKSVFAAQPAAVQKVNPLTGQPM